AGCGCCTAGACCTCGAACGTCCGGTGCCACCGGAACTCATCGAGGACTGCATCGACATCGCGTTCCAGGCGCCCACGGGTTCCAATACCCAGGGATGGAGCGTCGTCGTCGTGACGGACGAGGCGAAGCGGCAGGCGATTGCAGATCTGTATCGCGACGGCATGCAGGGCTACGCGGCGATGCGCGAGTCCGAGGGTTTCGGCTTCGCCGATGGGGACCCGCGCGCCGAGCAGATGCCGCGTGTGATGGAGTCCGCGCTCTACCTGGGGGAGAATCTGCAGAAGGCGCCGGTGATGGTCCTCTTCTGTATCGAAGGGCGGGTCGAAGAGATGGGTGCTTTCGCGCAGGCATCGATCTACGGGTCAATTCTGCCGGCCGCCTGGTCTTTCATGCTCGCAGGCCGGTCGCGCGGGCTTGGAATGGCGTGGACGACCCTGCATCTCGCGCACGAAGCAAAAGCCGCCGAACTTCTCGGGATCCCGAAGAACGTGACCCAAGCCGTTCTCTTCCCGGTCGCCTACTTTACCGGGAAAGATTTCAAGGAAGCCAAGCGCGTGCCGCCGAAGTCACTCACACACTGGAACTCCTGGGGGACACATCGGTGAGGCGAACCCCGGACGCACTCCAGAAATATTCCTGAGTGCTGGAGGAGACACCGCCGCCGGTGGTGTCTCGGTCACGTCCGACGCCTTCATCATCGTGCCGAGCATCCACGCCAGGATGTAGCGCGAGTCATCGTCGAGCACGGTCAACAGGTAATACCAGCCCCAGCTCACCACACGCAGGTAGGTGAAGTCCGTCTGCCAAAGCTCATTGGGTCGCTTGGTCGGATGCTGGAAGCGATCGGCAGCGCGGATCAAGGCGTAGGCCGGGCTCGTGATCAGGTCGTGCGCCGTCAGGATGCGGTACACGCTGGATTCCGAGATGAAATGGCCCGTGCGGTCCGTCTCCTGCCACGCGAGCGCCCTGGGGGACTTTTCGGGATCGGCTAGCGCCGCTTCGACCCTGCGCTTTCGCTCGCACTCAGGGATGCGGTTCCAGTGACATCGCGTTGTGGGCTTGCGCGGCTCCAGGCCCGCGTCGCGGTGCTCGCGTTAGCGCTCGTACCAGGCGTGGAAAGTCGAACGCCCGACATTCAGCTCTCGCAGCGTGCGGCGCACCGACAGGTCCGAGCCCTCGACCAGACGGATCACTTCGCCGCTCGAAGCCGCCTTCAATCGCGCGTACCGTCGTCCGAGCCGGAGCCCAGCACGTTTTTTGAAGCAACCGCACTTCGAGCACCGTCTCGGCCAGGGCGTGCTTCAGTCGGTCGTTCTCCTCGCGCAGACCCTTCACCTCGGGGGCACTCGCCTCTTTGCCCCTGGTCATTTCGACTTTCTCGTTTCGACTTCTTTTCATGTGTTTCTTTGCTGAAGCGCTCGTGCGCGACGGGAGGTACCCACCTCGGGTCCGTCCGGGCTCCAGATGCGGACCAACCAGGTGACGGCGACGAGGTTGGCAAAGCCCTGGCAGATGAGAATCCACTTCGGCGCTTGGGCGCCCAGCAGCGCGGCGGCGAAGTAACCGAGAACCCCGACCCAGATCCAGCTGTCTTTGTAGGAAAGAAGAGCCGTGGCGCCCAAGCTGACCGCGTAGATGCTGGTCTCGAGACAGAGGCCCAGGTAGGCGTCGATGCCAAATTCGAGCAAGAGGATTCGGAAGACGACGACAAAGGAAATCCAGATGACAAGCAATTTGGCCAGGAAAAGATTGGCGAGATTCGCAAGAACCGTCTTTCGGATCAGGAACAACAGCAGGAGCGTCACTAAAAACATGAGCACCGAATGATGGAAGAGATCGAGCGAGTCGACGACATGTCGTCCCGTCAACGTGAGGAAACCCGATACGAAAGGAATTCCACACCAGAAGAGACCAATCAGCATCGCCAGCTTACGCCGGTCTTGCGCTCCTTCGCGAAGATCGTGCTCTTCGGCATTGATCTGAAGTTGCTCGAACTTCGCCCGCTGCCGACGGGACGCCGCATGCGCTGCCGCGAGTGCTGCAGAAAGATCGGCCGAGGGGGTTTCGACCTGGCTCACCAGCATCTCGGCCGCCGAGATGTTGCCCGTCTCCAACTCCAGCTGCGCCATCGCCTCCTGGGCGAGCGTCAAGGCCGATGCCGCTTCGAGATTTCCCTTCCACAAGCGAAGAGCCTGCTCGAAGGCGAATCGGCATTCCGTGAAGACTTGACGGCACCCGGCAATGGCTTTGTCATCGAGTCGGCCCGCGATCGACCGTCGGAGTTCCCCGAGACGACTCGCTCCCTCGCGGGCGAGGGCAAAGGAGTCTCGGTGGCGAAGGAATTCCGAAATGGCGCGGCGCAATTCCTCTGCGCTCTGGAAGCGCTCGCTCGGCTCCCGCCGAATGGCGCGATGAATGATTTCGACGATCTCGGGCGGTGCATCGTCCGGGAATTCCGGAGGCTCAGCCTCGAACGCCATTCGCAGCGTGCCGAGCAGAGAGCGCGCTCGGTAAGGAGCGTGCCCCGCCAAAACATGGAAGAGCGATGCCCCGAGCAGGAAGACATCCGTCGACTCCCCCAGCCCTACCCCGCTTTCAGAAAGCATTTCGGGCGCCATGTAGGCGGGGGTTCCCGCCACCGAGCGCACCTCCTCCCGCGTCAGCATTCGTCCCTTCCTAGACGGGTCGAGACTCAGCGCGACGCCCCAGTCGACCAGGTAGACCTCCCCAAAGGTCCCGATCATGACGTTGGCCGGTTTCAGGTCGCGATGCAGAATTCCCCGGCTATGCGCGAAGCTCACCGCATCACAGACCCGCAAGAAGATCTCGAGGTGCCAGGCGAGCTCGTCTCCCGACTCGAAGTGCGGGGCAAAGCGCATGTCGCCGATACACGACTCCCAGGAGACACCGGTGATCCGGCGCATGACGACCATGGGCGCATTATTTTCGCTTTGGCCGATGTCGTAGACGGGAACCACGCTCGGGTGTTCGAGCGTCCCGGTGACCCAGCCCTCCCGGACGAGAGCCGATCGTGTCTCTGAGTCGTCTCGGTCCGTCCTCGTGGTCTTGACGGCCACTTCACGATCGAGAGCCCACTGCCGCGCCGAATACACGACACCCATTCCACCCACTCCGATGGTCGGCCCGATCGTAAGAGCCGCAGGGGTCTCCACGCCCCGTTGCTTGAGAAGTGGTAGAGGGAGATCGTTCGTGACGGCCC
The Candidatus Binatia bacterium DNA segment above includes these coding regions:
- a CDS encoding nitroreductase family protein — its product is MNLESTDHLLRRTRSVRKRLDLERPVPPELIEDCIDIAFQAPTGSNTQGWSVVVVTDEAKRQAIADLYRDGMQGYAAMRESEGFGFADGDPRAEQMPRVMESALYLGENLQKAPVMVLFCIEGRVEEMGAFAQASIYGSILPAAWSFMLAGRSRGLGMAWTTLHLAHEAKAAELLGIPKNVTQAVLFPVAYFTGKDFKEAKRVPPKSLTHWNSWGTHR
- a CDS encoding DDE-type integrase/transposase/recombinase — its product is MYRILTAHDLITSPAYALIRAADRFQHPTKRPNELWQTDFTYLRVVSWGWYYLLTVLDDDSRYILAWMLGTMMKASDVTETPPAAVSPPALRNISGVRPGFASPMCPPGVPVCE
- a CDS encoding serine/threonine-protein kinase, whose protein sequence is MDARDFETLYATLALPESIAPTETIRPEPSDLRGAVTNDLPLPLLKQRGVETPAALTIGPTIGVGGMGVVYSARQWALDREVAVKTTRTDRDDSETRSALVREGWVTGTLEHPSVVPVYDIGQSENNAPMVVMRRITGVSWESCIGDMRFAPHFESGDELAWHLEIFLRVCDAVSFAHSRGILHRDLKPANVMIGTFGEVYLVDWGVALSLDPSRKGRMLTREEVRSVAGTPAYMAPEMLSESGVGLGESTDVFLLGASLFHVLAGHAPYRARSLLGTLRMAFEAEPPEFPDDAPPEIVEIIHRAIRREPSERFQSAEELRRAISEFLRHRDSFALAREGASRLGELRRSIAGRLDDKAIAGCRQVFTECRFAFEQALRLWKGNLEAASALTLAQEAMAQLELETGNISAAEMLVSQVETPSADLSAALAAAHAASRRQRAKFEQLQINAEEHDLREGAQDRRKLAMLIGLFWCGIPFVSGFLTLTGRHVVDSLDLFHHSVLMFLVTLLLLFLIRKTVLANLANLFLAKLLVIWISFVVVFRILLLEFGIDAYLGLCLETSIYAVSLGATALLSYKDSWIWVGVLGYFAAALLGAQAPKWILICQGFANLVAVTWLVRIWSPDGPEVGTSRRARALQQRNT